From a region of the Thermosulfurimonas sp. F29 genome:
- the mqnE gene encoding aminofutalosine synthase MqnE has product MREKTIRIAGLYDIYEKIRAGERLSREDGLKLLSCRDLLALGWLARLVRERLHGRRVYYVINRHLNYTNVCENRCRFCAYWRAPGDPEGYVVSPEEAVKRLSEGPPPREIHIVGGVNPELPYSYYLELLSALREAFPGAALKAFTCVEIDHLARISGKSVEEVLLDLKEAGLSCLPGGGAEVFSERVRERLFPRKIPAERWLEVARTAHRLGIPTNATLLYGHLETPEERVDHLLRLRELQDETGGFLCFVPLPFLPEKTPLRGEVSAPTGFDDLRMVAVARLLLDNIPHLKAYWVFLGVKLAQLALHFGADDLHGTVVEEKISEASGGREAEALSRTEIERLIREAGFEPVERDAFYHPVN; this is encoded by the coding sequence ATGCGGGAGAAAACAATCAGAATAGCTGGTCTCTACGACATCTACGAAAAGATCCGGGCCGGGGAGAGACTCTCCCGTGAGGACGGGCTGAAGCTCCTCTCCTGCCGGGACCTCCTGGCGCTGGGATGGCTGGCCCGGCTGGTGCGGGAACGCCTGCACGGTCGGCGGGTGTATTATGTGATCAATCGTCATCTGAACTATACCAATGTCTGTGAAAATCGCTGCCGCTTCTGCGCCTACTGGCGGGCTCCCGGGGATCCGGAGGGGTATGTCGTCTCCCCGGAGGAGGCCGTAAAACGGCTTTCGGAGGGACCTCCTCCCCGGGAAATTCACATCGTGGGAGGGGTGAATCCGGAGCTTCCTTACAGTTATTATCTGGAACTCCTTTCGGCCCTGCGCGAGGCTTTCCCCGGGGCGGCCTTAAAGGCCTTCACCTGCGTTGAGATAGATCACCTGGCGAGGATTTCCGGAAAGTCAGTGGAGGAGGTGTTGCTGGATCTTAAAGAGGCGGGTCTTTCCTGTCTTCCGGGAGGCGGGGCGGAGGTCTTCTCGGAAAGGGTGCGCGAGAGGCTCTTTCCCCGCAAGATCCCCGCCGAACGCTGGCTGGAGGTCGCCCGCACCGCGCACCGTCTGGGCATCCCCACCAACGCCACCCTGCTTTACGGACACCTCGAGACCCCGGAGGAGAGGGTGGATCACCTCCTCCGGCTCCGGGAGCTTCAGGACGAAACCGGGGGTTTTCTCTGCTTCGTGCCCCTGCCCTTTCTTCCGGAAAAGACCCCTCTCCGGGGAGAGGTCTCCGCTCCCACGGGGTTCGACGATCTGCGGATGGTGGCCGTGGCCCGGCTCCTGCTGGACAACATACCTCACCTCAAGGCCTACTGGGTCTTTCTGGGGGTAAAGCTGGCCCAGCTGGCCCTTCACTTCGGGGCCGACGATCTCCACGGCACCGTGGTGGAGGAGAAGATAAGCGAGGCCTCCGGAGGGCGGGAGGCCGAGGCCCTGAGCCGAACCGAGATAGAGCGTCTCATCCGGGAGGCAGGCTTTGAACCCGTGGAAAGGGACGCCTTTTACCATCCCGTGAACTAG
- the gyrA gene encoding DNA gyrase subunit A, whose product MGEILSVPLEEELKRSYLDYAMSVIVGRALPDVRDGLKPVQRRILYAMHEMKNDWNKPHKKSARVVGEVIGKYHPHGDAAVYDTLVRLAQDFTMRYPLVDGQGNFGSVDGDAPAAMRYTEVRLSRIAHEMLADIEKETVDFAPNYDNTLKEPVVLPSRLPNLLVNGASGIAVGMATNIPPHNLGEVVDALIAMLRNPEITLDELMRYIKGPDFPTGALIVGREGIREAYATGKGLIRMRGRAVIERERGRTAIVITEIPYQVNKAKLVERIAELAQQKKLEGIAEVRDESDRDGLRVVVELKREKADQARIVLNQLYKHTPLESTFGVIMLALVRGRPELLSLREVLGHFLAHRREVVLRRTQYDLRKARERAHILEGLLKALDHLDEIIALIRGSRTPSEAKEKLIKRFAFSEAQAQAILDMRLQRLTALEREKLRAEYRELQRQIAWFERILSDEETLKGVIEAELRELKEKYADPRRTEIVADDGEVSWEDLVVEESMVVTVTYRGYVKRLPLSTYRQQRRGGKGVSGLSVGDGDAVKDLFVATTHETFLCFTNRGRAYWLRVLDIPQAGRAARGTPLSNLLRLTEDERVATVVPVREFSEGRFVIFVTRRGLIKKTELSEFGNPRSTGILALKLNEGDELVDAALTEGDHEILLLTRRGQAIRFPEDQVRPMGRAAAGVKGIELARGDEVVSLLVLPPGEKRDLLTVTAFGYGKRTPLTEYRLQSRGGKGIIAARIDAKSGDLAGGLLVSEGDEILLLSDSGKIIRLRVKDIPFKGRATRGVKLFFLNGEERIVGLAGVREV is encoded by the coding sequence ATGGGTGAGATTCTGAGCGTGCCCTTAGAGGAGGAACTGAAGCGTTCCTATCTGGACTACGCCATGAGCGTGATCGTGGGGCGGGCGCTTCCGGATGTGAGAGACGGTCTCAAGCCCGTGCAACGCAGGATCCTCTACGCCATGCACGAGATGAAAAACGACTGGAACAAACCCCACAAGAAAAGCGCCCGCGTGGTGGGAGAGGTCATCGGTAAGTATCATCCCCACGGGGACGCCGCGGTTTACGACACCCTGGTGCGGCTGGCCCAGGACTTCACCATGCGCTACCCCCTGGTGGACGGACAGGGGAACTTCGGTTCCGTGGACGGCGACGCCCCGGCGGCCATGCGCTACACCGAGGTGCGCCTTTCCCGCATTGCCCACGAGATGCTCGCCGACATCGAAAAAGAGACCGTGGACTTTGCCCCCAACTACGACAACACCCTGAAGGAACCGGTGGTGCTTCCCTCCAGGCTCCCCAACCTGCTGGTGAACGGGGCCTCGGGGATAGCCGTGGGGATGGCCACCAACATCCCCCCGCACAATCTGGGGGAGGTGGTGGACGCCCTCATCGCCATGCTCCGCAACCCGGAAATCACCCTCGACGAGCTCATGCGCTACATAAAGGGGCCGGACTTTCCCACCGGGGCCCTCATCGTGGGACGGGAAGGGATCCGGGAGGCCTACGCCACGGGCAAGGGACTCATCAGGATGAGGGGCCGGGCGGTGATCGAGCGGGAACGGGGGCGCACGGCCATCGTGATCACCGAGATTCCCTATCAGGTCAACAAAGCCAAGCTGGTGGAGCGCATCGCGGAACTCGCCCAGCAGAAGAAACTGGAAGGTATCGCCGAGGTGCGGGACGAATCCGACCGGGACGGTCTCCGCGTGGTGGTGGAACTCAAGCGGGAGAAGGCCGATCAGGCCCGGATCGTCCTGAACCAGCTTTACAAGCACACCCCGCTCGAGAGCACCTTCGGGGTCATCATGCTGGCCCTGGTGCGGGGCCGACCCGAGCTTCTCTCCCTCCGGGAGGTGCTGGGACACTTTCTGGCTCACCGCCGGGAGGTGGTGCTGCGTCGTACCCAGTACGACCTCCGCAAGGCCCGCGAACGGGCCCACATTCTGGAGGGCTTGCTCAAGGCTCTCGATCACCTCGACGAAATCATCGCCCTCATCCGGGGCTCCCGCACTCCGTCCGAGGCCAAGGAGAAATTAATAAAACGCTTCGCCTTTTCCGAGGCCCAGGCCCAGGCCATCCTGGACATGCGTCTCCAGAGACTCACGGCCCTTGAACGGGAGAAACTTCGCGCCGAATACCGGGAACTTCAGCGCCAGATCGCCTGGTTCGAAAGGATTCTCTCCGACGAGGAGACCCTGAAGGGGGTCATAGAGGCCGAACTGCGGGAGCTCAAGGAGAAGTACGCCGATCCCCGGCGCACGGAGATCGTTGCCGACGACGGTGAGGTCTCCTGGGAGGACCTGGTGGTCGAGGAATCCATGGTGGTCACCGTGACCTACAGGGGCTATGTAAAGAGACTACCCCTTTCCACCTATCGCCAGCAGCGCCGGGGAGGAAAGGGCGTAAGCGGGCTTTCGGTGGGAGACGGGGACGCGGTGAAGGACCTCTTCGTGGCCACCACCCACGAGACCTTTCTGTGTTTCACCAACCGGGGACGGGCCTACTGGTTGCGGGTGCTGGACATTCCGCAGGCGGGGAGAGCGGCCCGGGGCACGCCCCTTTCCAACCTCCTGCGGCTGACCGAGGACGAACGGGTGGCCACGGTGGTTCCGGTGCGCGAGTTTTCCGAAGGGCGTTTCGTGATCTTCGTCACGCGCCGGGGATTGATCAAAAAGACGGAACTTTCCGAATTCGGAAACCCGCGTTCCACGGGCATCCTGGCCCTGAAGCTGAACGAAGGCGACGAGCTGGTGGACGCCGCCCTCACGGAGGGGGATCACGAGATCCTGCTACTCACCCGGCGGGGACAGGCCATCCGGTTCCCCGAGGATCAGGTGCGCCCCATGGGACGGGCCGCCGCCGGGGTCAAGGGCATCGAGCTTGCCCGCGGAGACGAGGTGGTAAGCCTCCTGGTGCTCCCCCCCGGAGAAAAAAGAGACCTCCTCACCGTCACCGCCTTCGGCTACGGCAAACGCACTCCTCTTACGGAATATCGGCTCCAGAGTCGCGGGGGAAAAGGGATCATTGCCGCCCGGATCGACGCCAAGTCCGGGGATCTGGCCGGGGGGCTTCTGGTCTCGGAGGGAGACGAGATCCTCCTCCTCTCCGATTCCGGGAAGATCATCCGCCTTCGGGTGAAAGACATTCCCTTCAAGGGACGGGCCACCCGCGGGGTCAAGCTCTTCTTCCTCAACGGAGAGGAGAGGATCGTGGGGCTGGCCGGGGTGAGAGAGGTCTAG
- a CDS encoding histidine phosphatase family protein, protein METRVYVLRHGQTHANAEGRFAGRTPEPLTEKGREQARRAGEYLRSDPPIRIYVSPLRRTRDTAELMLEALGRRAEVVEEPGFLEISIPPWEGRFKHELRADPVFQYEVWSKSPHRFFIPGCETLPEVYGRAVRAMEEVFHRESSRTVAVVTHMVVVRCLLVHYLELPLAAYRTVPVPNALPVLLRRRGLEVSVEVPFGGGREAEEMRAFLEGVRP, encoded by the coding sequence ATGGAGACCAGGGTCTATGTCCTGCGGCACGGTCAGACCCACGCCAATGCCGAAGGGAGGTTTGCCGGGCGCACTCCGGAACCCCTCACCGAAAAGGGGCGCGAGCAGGCTCGTCGGGCCGGGGAGTACCTCCGTTCCGATCCACCGATCCGGATCTATGTGAGCCCCCTGCGCCGCACCCGCGACACCGCCGAGCTTATGCTCGAGGCCCTGGGACGCCGGGCGGAGGTGGTGGAGGAGCCGGGATTTCTGGAGATCTCCATCCCCCCCTGGGAGGGGCGTTTTAAGCACGAACTGCGGGCCGATCCGGTCTTTCAGTACGAGGTGTGGTCGAAAAGCCCTCATCGATTCTTTATTCCCGGTTGCGAGACCCTTCCCGAGGTTTACGGGCGGGCCGTGCGGGCCATGGAAGAAGTCTTCCACCGCGAGTCCAGTCGCACCGTGGCCGTGGTTACCCACATGGTGGTGGTGCGCTGTCTCCTGGTGCATTACCTGGAGCTACCCCTTGCGGCCTATCGCACGGTCCCCGTGCCCAATGCCCTTCCGGTGCTTCTCCGCCGCCGGGGGCTCGAGGTCTCCGTGGAGGTGCCTTTCGGAGGAGGACGGGAAGCCGAAGAGATGCGGGCCTTTCTGGAGGGGGTTCGTCCGTGA